The proteins below are encoded in one region of Halobaculum roseum:
- a CDS encoding CARDB domain-containing protein, with amino-acid sequence MQDTSTQIPELFDEYRSALAEGDLPAAVGYAVQIDDTESSVDSLLSDFSTAVDNDRRVLARTILGQIADAYERNGREFQARTQRAMAAVEEGTLTESEREDLLAFTRNAAQTDLTRTGFLVEAVNFFEGTRDGSELVETTNRVRNTERDIGEASDTASSVASEASLTATPSILGNSAPEELTRGTTVEFVATVGNVGDAESADLSVTVESDEGVEPARSSYEVGSLAGGDRTDVAIEVSGRRAGSHSVTVTLEADGSVVESVTHSFDVRETAQSVREAIAGESGELDATDIRTAITHWTNDTHVPGTGGETVDTGTLQQLVTEWIEANEDETDA; translated from the coding sequence ATGCAGGACACATCCACCCAGATACCGGAGCTGTTCGACGAGTACCGCAGCGCGCTGGCGGAGGGAGACCTCCCGGCGGCCGTCGGATACGCCGTACAGATCGACGACACCGAGTCGAGCGTCGATTCGCTGTTGAGCGACTTCTCGACGGCCGTCGACAACGACCGTCGGGTGCTCGCTCGAACCATCCTCGGGCAGATCGCCGACGCGTACGAACGGAACGGACGGGAGTTCCAGGCGCGCACTCAGCGTGCGATGGCGGCGGTCGAGGAGGGCACCCTCACCGAATCCGAGCGGGAGGATCTGCTCGCGTTCACGAGGAACGCCGCACAGACCGATCTGACGAGGACGGGCTTTCTCGTCGAGGCGGTGAACTTCTTCGAGGGGACCCGGGACGGGTCGGAGCTGGTCGAGACGACGAACCGCGTCCGCAACACGGAACGCGACATCGGCGAGGCGTCGGACACGGCCTCGTCGGTCGCCTCCGAGGCGTCGCTGACGGCGACCCCGAGTATCCTGGGGAACTCGGCACCCGAGGAGCTGACGCGTGGAACCACCGTCGAGTTCGTCGCGACCGTCGGCAACGTCGGCGACGCGGAATCCGCCGACCTCTCGGTGACGGTCGAGTCCGACGAGGGCGTCGAGCCGGCCCGGTCGTCGTACGAGGTGGGGTCCCTCGCGGGCGGCGACCGCACGGACGTGGCGATCGAGGTCTCCGGGCGTCGGGCCGGCTCCCACTCGGTGACGGTCACGCTGGAGGCGGACGGTTCGGTCGTGGAGTCGGTGACGCACTCGTTCGACGTGCGCGAGACGGCCCAGTCCGTCAGGGAGGCCATCGCGGGGGAGTCCGGGGAGCTCGACGCGACCGACATCAGAACGGCGATCACTCACTGGACGAACGACACGCACGTGCCCGGAACCGGCGGCGAGACCGTCGACACCGGGACGCTCCAGCAACTCGTCACCGAATGGATCGAGGCGAACGAGGATGAGACGGATGCGTGA
- a CDS encoding endonuclease III domain-containing protein — MSTRSADWDEAAVRDLHAELVELHGAVGASDAHGADSDADPGEGVRQLLTTILSQNVADANTDRAAESLFSRYDDFAAIESAPTDELAETIRVAGLADTKATRIQRALAAIREETGGAYSLAFLDAMGTEEAKEWLTEIKGVGPKTASVVLNFHFGKPTMAVDTHVERVSKRFGLVPESASNARAHDVLDATIPDELTYPMHVLLIEHGRTHCSARGPDCDNPVCERYCDCEWC; from the coding sequence ATGTCGACACGATCGGCGGACTGGGACGAGGCGGCCGTCCGTGACCTGCACGCCGAACTGGTCGAACTGCACGGCGCTGTCGGCGCCAGCGACGCCCACGGCGCCGACAGCGACGCCGACCCGGGCGAGGGTGTCCGACAGCTGCTGACGACGATCCTCTCACAGAACGTCGCCGACGCGAACACCGACCGCGCCGCCGAGAGTCTCTTTTCGAGGTACGACGACTTCGCGGCCATCGAATCGGCCCCGACCGACGAGCTCGCGGAGACGATCCGCGTCGCCGGCCTCGCCGACACGAAGGCGACGCGGATCCAGCGTGCGCTCGCGGCGATCCGCGAGGAGACCGGCGGCGCGTACTCGCTGGCGTTCCTCGACGCGATGGGGACCGAGGAGGCGAAGGAGTGGCTCACCGAGATCAAGGGTGTCGGCCCGAAGACGGCGAGCGTCGTCCTCAACTTCCACTTCGGCAAGCCGACGATGGCCGTCGACACCCACGTCGAGCGGGTGTCCAAGCGGTTCGGGCTCGTCCCCGAGTCGGCGTCGAACGCCCGCGCCCACGACGTGCTGGACGCGACGATCCCGGACGAACTCACCTACCCGATGCACGTGCTGCTCATCGAACACGGGCGGACCCACTGTTCGGCGCGCGGTCCCGACTGCGACAACCCGGTGTGCGAGCGATACTGCGATTGCGAGTGGTGTTAG
- a CDS encoding two-component system sensor histidine kinase NtrB translates to MDPDIPVAPDDFFRALVENTAEGMLTIDEESTIRYANPAIEDLLGYSPEELVGESKMVIIPERLRSIHEEALARYVESDERSIDWDGMELPALHKDGTEVPTLISLREHTHEDERYLTGIVRDISQQREREAELHDQKERLDDFADILAHDIRNSLSVAQGYTDLARREHDAPELDTVSESLDRIEKLVADILALSKEGRYVGETEPVPIAACARDAWRTVHADTATFIVELGEATVDADRSRLQQLFENLFRNAVDHVGETVTVRVGSLADDDGIYVADDGPGVPPDVREEVFDHGFSTRDHGTGYGLPIVRQIATGHGWTVDVVDGETGGARFELRGLDIRS, encoded by the coding sequence ATGGACCCCGACATCCCAGTCGCCCCCGACGACTTCTTCCGCGCCCTCGTCGAGAACACCGCGGAGGGGATGTTGACGATCGACGAGGAGAGCACGATCCGGTACGCGAACCCGGCGATCGAGGACCTCCTCGGCTACTCGCCCGAGGAGCTCGTCGGCGAGTCGAAGATGGTAATCATCCCCGAGCGGCTCCGATCGATCCACGAGGAGGCGCTCGCTCGGTACGTCGAGTCGGACGAGCGGAGCATCGACTGGGACGGCATGGAACTCCCCGCGCTCCACAAGGACGGTACGGAAGTGCCGACGCTGATCAGCCTCCGTGAGCACACCCACGAAGACGAGCGATACCTCACCGGCATCGTCAGGGACATCTCCCAGCAGCGCGAGCGCGAGGCGGAGCTTCACGACCAGAAGGAGCGCCTCGACGACTTCGCGGACATCCTCGCACACGACATCCGAAACTCGCTGTCTGTCGCGCAGGGATACACGGATCTCGCTCGCCGGGAGCACGACGCGCCCGAGCTCGACACCGTGTCGGAGTCGCTCGACCGCATCGAGAAGCTCGTCGCCGACATCCTCGCGCTGTCGAAGGAGGGACGCTACGTCGGAGAGACGGAGCCGGTTCCGATCGCCGCGTGTGCCCGCGACGCGTGGAGAACCGTCCACGCCGACACGGCGACGTTCATCGTGGAGCTGGGGGAGGCGACGGTCGACGCCGACAGGAGCCGGCTCCAACAGCTCTTCGAGAACCTGTTTCGGAACGCGGTCGACCACGTCGGGGAGACCGTCACCGTCCGCGTCGGGAGCCTCGCAGATGACGACGGGATCTACGTCGCCGACGACGGCCCCGGCGTGCCGCCCGACGTTCGCGAGGAGGTCTTCGATCACGGGTTTTCGACGCGCGACCACGGGACCGGATACGGGCTGCCGATCGTCCGGCAGATCGCGACGGGACACGGCTGGACCGTCGACGTGGTCGACGGCGAGACCGGGGGCGCCCGCTTCGAGCTTCGCGGGCTCGACATCCGGTCGTGA
- a CDS encoding NEW3 domain-containing protein, with protein MRDRSHTGTDARSRRIRWGCVAIAVVLVVAATATAGVAAQSDDGIGLSLDPVRDTVEPGETVQIGVTVENAGDAVAPATVLRLASLPDGWTLDSWSGTDAAFRDSTNEWLWTAVDPGETLKFTVVVAVPSDAAGEGTVAGTLSDGTDREASASTTIRVREADATTTPSDAASGGGAPMGSDARSRLERLRTSVETPGFGPVPAVLGLLLTAAALATRRRK; from the coding sequence ATGCGTGACCGGTCACACACGGGTACGGACGCCCGCTCCCGGCGGATCCGGTGGGGCTGCGTCGCCATCGCCGTGGTGCTGGTGGTCGCTGCCACGGCGACGGCGGGAGTCGCCGCCCAGTCCGACGACGGGATCGGTCTCTCGCTCGATCCGGTTCGCGACACCGTCGAGCCGGGCGAGACGGTTCAGATCGGCGTGACCGTCGAGAACGCAGGCGACGCGGTCGCGCCCGCCACGGTGTTGCGGTTGGCATCGCTGCCCGACGGCTGGACGCTCGATTCGTGGTCGGGAACCGACGCCGCGTTCCGCGACTCGACGAACGAGTGGCTCTGGACGGCGGTCGATCCCGGCGAGACGCTGAAGTTCACCGTGGTGGTCGCGGTGCCGTCCGACGCCGCGGGCGAGGGAACGGTGGCGGGAACCTTGAGCGACGGGACGGATCGAGAGGCATCGGCGAGCACCACGATCAGGGTGCGAGAGGCGGACGCGACGACCACGCCGAGCGACGCCGCTTCGGGGGGTGGCGCGCCGATGGGATCGGACGCCCGGTCGCGACTCGAGCGACTGCGCACCTCGGTGGAGACGCCCGGGTTCGGTCCGGTACCGGCAGTGCTGGGCCTCCTGTTGACCGCCGCGGCGCTGGCGACTCGTCGACGGAAGTGA
- a CDS encoding phosphotransacetylase family protein: MNPLLVTSTAESTGKTAVTLALARIAAERGREVGYMKPKGTRLQSVVGKTLDEDPMLARELLGTDAEMHEMEPIVYSPTFIEGAIRGREDPDELRERIAEAYDGLAADVDAMFVEGGGDVRTGGVVDLTDPEVAELIDADVLLVADYGEPGDVDDLLAAVDDVGDRLAGVLFNRVDDAVYDDVDQDTIPFLTSRGVDTLGALPRSPELAGVTVSALADELGAEVLVEGDGDALVQRFMVGAMGAEEALRHFRRARDAAVITGGDRSDIATAAVEANSVRCLVLTGGHRPSGSVLGKAKEAGLPVLSVASDTLTTVDRAEDVIRSGRTRDARTVEVMRELLETHADVEALLGAGGD; the protein is encoded by the coding sequence ATGAACCCGTTACTCGTCACATCGACCGCCGAGAGCACCGGCAAGACGGCCGTCACGCTCGCGCTCGCGCGCATCGCCGCCGAGCGCGGCCGCGAGGTCGGCTACATGAAACCGAAGGGGACACGCCTCCAGAGCGTCGTCGGCAAGACGCTCGACGAGGACCCCATGCTCGCGCGAGAACTGCTCGGCACCGACGCCGAGATGCACGAGATGGAGCCGATCGTTTACTCGCCGACGTTCATCGAGGGGGCGATCCGCGGCCGGGAGGACCCCGACGAGCTCCGCGAGCGCATCGCGGAGGCGTACGACGGGCTCGCGGCGGACGTCGACGCAATGTTCGTCGAGGGCGGCGGCGACGTCCGCACCGGCGGCGTCGTCGACCTCACCGACCCCGAGGTGGCCGAGTTGATCGACGCCGACGTGCTGCTGGTGGCCGACTACGGGGAACCCGGCGACGTGGACGACCTGCTGGCGGCCGTCGACGACGTGGGCGACCGACTCGCGGGCGTCCTGTTCAACCGCGTCGACGACGCCGTGTACGACGATGTCGACCAGGATACCATCCCGTTCCTCACGAGCCGCGGCGTCGACACGCTCGGTGCGCTGCCGCGCAGTCCGGAGCTCGCCGGCGTGACCGTGTCGGCGCTGGCGGACGAACTCGGCGCGGAGGTGCTCGTCGAGGGAGACGGGGACGCGCTCGTCCAGCGGTTCATGGTCGGGGCGATGGGTGCCGAGGAGGCACTGCGGCACTTCCGTCGCGCTCGCGACGCCGCGGTCATCACCGGCGGCGACCGCTCGGACATCGCCACGGCTGCCGTCGAGGCCAACAGCGTGCGCTGCCTGGTGCTCACCGGCGGCCACCGTCCCTCCGGGTCGGTGCTCGGAAAGGCGAAGGAGGCTGGACTCCCGGTGTTATCGGTAGCCTCGGACACGCTCACGACCGTCGATCGCGCGGAGGACGTGATCCGGAGCGGCCGGACCCGCGACGCGCGGACGGTCGAAGTGATGCGGGAGTTGCTGGAGACGCACGCGGACGTGGAGGCATTATTGGGGGCCGGCGGAGACTGA
- a CDS encoding acetate--CoA ligase family protein — MSGDHEPGDPSIDGDTSFGGKVTADGGGALTGLFAPERVAVVGATDREGSVGRAVTENLIAEFDGEVVPVNPSRDEVLGLSCVGSVADADADMAVVAVPPGAVIDVVRECGESGVRNVVVLTAGFGETGAEGADREQQLRSVAAEYDLNLVGPNSLGVMSSPRGLNATFGPDAPPAGGVSFMSQSGAFVTAVVDWAKEQGIGFKDVVSLGNKAVLDETDFVRAWGDDPDTDVVVGYLESIDDGRAFVDAARETTDDTPVTVVKSGRTDAGAQAASSHTGAIAGSDRAYEAGLDAAGVLRAESVQELFDSARALAGGDVPESDGVAVVTNAGGPGVMATDAVGDAERLRLASFDDGTVESLSEALPDEANVYNPVDVIGDASVDRFREALDIALRDPDVGSVVVITAPTATLDFGELGEMIADAADEHGVPMAACLMGGGRLADARDVLRERGVPSYFDPARAVGGLESLAEYREVRGRSYPEPEPIDADRERVREILSSVTERSDNRLGVEAMEIFDAYGIPTPEGAVVDDPAEAERIAEGIGEEVVMKIVSPDILHKSDIGGVKVGVPVAEVGDAYEDLVSRARNYQPDATILGVQIQELIDLDDGVETIVGSHTDPQFGPLVMFGLGGVFVEIMEDTTFRLAPVGRDEAAEMTEEIEAAPLLRGARGREAVDLDSVVDAVRRVSQLVADFPSIVELDVNPLVATPDGVRAVDLRLTVDPEELESQS, encoded by the coding sequence ATGAGCGGTGACCACGAGCCGGGCGACCCATCGATCGACGGCGACACGTCGTTCGGGGGCAAGGTGACGGCCGACGGCGGCGGTGCGCTCACGGGGTTGTTCGCCCCGGAACGCGTCGCGGTCGTCGGCGCGACCGACCGCGAGGGGTCGGTGGGCCGGGCGGTGACGGAGAACCTCATCGCCGAGTTCGACGGCGAGGTCGTCCCCGTCAATCCGAGCCGCGACGAGGTGCTGGGCCTGTCGTGTGTGGGATCGGTCGCCGATGCCGACGCCGACATGGCCGTCGTCGCGGTCCCGCCGGGCGCCGTCATCGACGTGGTCCGCGAGTGCGGCGAGTCCGGGGTCCGGAACGTCGTCGTGCTCACGGCCGGCTTCGGCGAGACCGGCGCCGAGGGCGCCGACCGCGAACAGCAGCTCAGATCCGTCGCCGCCGAGTACGACCTGAACCTCGTCGGTCCGAACAGCCTCGGCGTCATGTCGAGCCCGCGCGGGCTCAACGCCACGTTCGGCCCCGACGCGCCGCCCGCGGGGGGCGTCTCGTTCATGAGCCAGTCGGGGGCGTTCGTCACGGCCGTCGTCGACTGGGCGAAAGAACAGGGGATCGGCTTCAAGGACGTGGTCTCGCTGGGTAACAAGGCCGTCCTGGACGAGACGGACTTCGTGCGCGCGTGGGGCGACGACCCCGACACCGACGTGGTCGTCGGCTACCTCGAGAGCATCGACGACGGCCGCGCGTTCGTCGACGCCGCCCGCGAGACGACCGACGACACGCCCGTGACGGTCGTCAAGTCCGGCCGCACCGACGCCGGCGCGCAGGCTGCCTCCAGCCACACCGGCGCCATCGCCGGATCGGACCGGGCCTACGAGGCCGGCCTCGATGCTGCCGGCGTCCTCCGGGCGGAATCGGTTCAGGAGTTGTTCGACTCCGCCCGCGCGCTCGCCGGCGGCGACGTGCCCGAATCGGACGGCGTCGCCGTCGTGACGAACGCCGGCGGCCCGGGCGTGATGGCGACCGACGCCGTCGGCGACGCCGAGCGCCTCCGCCTCGCCAGCTTCGACGACGGGACGGTCGAGAGCCTCAGTGAGGCGCTCCCGGACGAGGCGAACGTGTACAACCCGGTCGACGTGATCGGCGACGCGAGCGTCGACCGGTTCCGCGAGGCGCTCGACATCGCCCTCCGGGATCCGGACGTGGGCTCGGTTGTGGTGATCACCGCGCCGACGGCGACGCTAGACTTCGGCGAGTTGGGCGAGATGATCGCCGACGCCGCCGACGAGCACGGCGTCCCGATGGCCGCCTGCCTAATGGGCGGCGGTCGCCTCGCCGACGCCCGCGACGTGTTGCGCGAACGCGGGGTTCCGTCGTACTTCGACCCGGCGCGCGCGGTCGGGGGCCTGGAGTCGCTCGCGGAGTACCGCGAGGTTCGCGGGCGGTCGTATCCCGAGCCCGAGCCGATCGACGCGGACCGCGAGCGCGTCCGCGAGATCCTCTCTTCGGTCACCGAACGGTCGGACAATCGCCTCGGCGTCGAGGCGATGGAGATCTTCGACGCCTACGGGATCCCGACGCCCGAGGGCGCGGTCGTCGACGACCCCGCCGAGGCCGAGCGGATCGCCGAGGGGATCGGCGAGGAGGTCGTGATGAAGATCGTCTCGCCGGACATCCTCCACAAGTCCGACATCGGGGGCGTCAAGGTCGGCGTCCCGGTCGCGGAGGTCGGCGACGCCTACGAGGACCTGGTGTCGCGGGCACGCAACTACCAGCCCGACGCGACGATCCTCGGCGTGCAGATCCAGGAGCTGATCGACCTCGACGACGGCGTCGAGACGATCGTCGGCAGCCACACCGACCCGCAGTTCGGGCCGCTTGTCATGTTCGGGCTGGGCGGCGTGTTCGTCGAGATCATGGAGGACACCACCTTCCGCCTGGCGCCGGTCGGGCGCGACGAGGCCGCCGAGATGACCGAGGAGATCGAGGCCGCGCCCCTGCTGCGCGGCGCCCGCGGGCGCGAGGCGGTCGACCTCGATTCCGTCGTCGACGCCGTCAGGCGAGTGTCACAGCTGGTCGCGGACTTCCCGAGCATCGTGGAACTGGACGTGAACCCACTGGTCGCGACGCCCGACGGGGTCCGGGCCGTCGACCTGCGACTCACCGTCGACCCCGAGGAGCTGGAGTCACAGTCATGA
- a CDS encoding PKD domain-containing protein produces the protein MNRQFGRRTFLGLGAAASIAVGGTTVGRASFSGLDQDFESVSVGGYPDGWRKDGATDQSVVSERSHGGSRSLRIKGGHGGCWEAIANAPIGGHPGETAVRFSGAILPGAAGSFGCHDKYYARLKLRTDAGSGWSDGSSRSILTMHRDGTLYAPGNVAVGTFSPGEWVGYDITYRYDGGADEVTLEYEIDGGSSRGTTTVDAASWETDISYLTLNSGDFTAYWDSVVAKTVGGGNQVPNAAFQYAPSSPTVDDDVVFDASDASDADGSIVGYAWDIDGDGDYDATGETVVHSYGSSGEYPVSLRVTDDDGATAVTTRTVAVGGGNAAPSAAFRIEPQSPTVGDTLTFDASGASDGDGSIRRYEWDLDGDGDTDATGRTVERTVERAGTYEVVLRVTDDDGATDRASRSITVGEAENRPPTAEFEVSPSPPVAGSAATFDASDAADPDGSIARYEWDFGGDGSVDAEGPSVEHTFAEAGDATVVLRVTDDDGAGDAVERTVSVAEPENEPPSAVFDSSTTEPMAGETVRFDASASTDPDGEIREYRWDLTGDGSRDATGERVEYAYESPGEYTITLTVVDDAGAKGTTRGTVTVTESPLDSLASAHLETAERVDAISVANLDATAKARRANRAFTDAVERGDIDHATAIDAIRRLDSGLSVTEHTLEHIGPADELSSNRADLAQEMALPTINTAMELVLTVVSIAKKVSQGVGLGTKAILSTAKSKAKDAVKTILKGMLGRKIDAMSKINYEANTIVGEIVAGGLNTIGAVNDAVEAAVQRIIDTVSTSIQYYAETRMAAGVSPLVGSFVGSTPASLAAGIDFLYEFLTPERVAESGLRGDTNAAMSAATDASHSIANEAEDTQGLIRDAKEFGESFSLTESVYRLWNDPSLWEVAKTIGSVVLFVAGGVVDAFATGGGIGALVKINVTHHLGLFNAIRG, from the coding sequence ATGAATCGGCAGTTCGGGAGACGGACCTTCCTCGGGCTCGGCGCAGCCGCGTCGATCGCCGTCGGCGGGACGACGGTGGGGCGGGCGTCGTTTTCGGGGCTCGACCAGGACTTCGAGTCCGTCTCAGTCGGCGGGTATCCCGACGGATGGAGGAAGGACGGAGCCACGGATCAGTCGGTCGTGAGCGAACGGTCACACGGCGGGAGCAGGTCGCTGCGGATCAAAGGCGGCCACGGCGGTTGCTGGGAAGCGATCGCGAACGCGCCGATCGGTGGCCATCCCGGCGAAACCGCGGTTCGATTCTCGGGGGCGATCCTCCCGGGCGCTGCCGGTTCCTTCGGCTGCCACGACAAGTACTACGCGCGTCTCAAGCTGCGGACCGACGCCGGTAGCGGCTGGTCCGACGGGTCCAGCCGTTCCATCCTCACGATGCACCGAGACGGGACGCTGTATGCACCCGGTAACGTCGCGGTCGGCACGTTCTCGCCCGGAGAGTGGGTCGGCTACGACATCACCTACCGATACGACGGCGGCGCCGACGAGGTCACGCTCGAGTACGAGATCGACGGCGGGTCGAGCAGGGGAACGACGACCGTCGACGCGGCGAGTTGGGAGACGGACATCTCGTATCTCACGCTCAACAGCGGGGACTTCACGGCGTACTGGGACTCCGTCGTCGCGAAGACCGTCGGCGGCGGGAACCAGGTGCCGAACGCGGCGTTCCAATATGCGCCCTCGTCGCCGACGGTCGACGACGACGTCGTGTTCGACGCCAGCGACGCGAGCGACGCCGACGGCTCGATCGTCGGCTACGCGTGGGACATCGACGGCGACGGCGATTACGACGCGACGGGCGAGACGGTCGTCCACTCCTACGGCAGCAGCGGCGAGTACCCGGTGTCGCTCCGGGTGACCGACGACGACGGGGCCACGGCTGTGACGACGAGGACCGTCGCGGTCGGCGGCGGAAACGCCGCGCCGTCGGCGGCGTTTCGGATCGAACCACAGTCGCCGACGGTCGGGGACACGCTCACGTTCGATGCGAGCGGCGCGAGCGACGGCGACGGCTCGATCCGGCGGTACGAGTGGGACCTCGACGGCGACGGCGACACCGACGCTACCGGGCGGACCGTCGAGCGAACGGTCGAGCGCGCGGGGACGTACGAGGTCGTCCTCAGGGTCACCGACGACGACGGGGCGACCGACCGCGCGAGCAGGTCGATAACGGTCGGCGAAGCCGAGAACCGACCCCCGACGGCGGAGTTCGAGGTCTCCCCGTCGCCGCCGGTCGCGGGCTCGGCGGCCACGTTCGACGCCTCCGACGCCGCCGATCCGGACGGGTCGATCGCGCGCTACGAGTGGGACTTCGGCGGCGACGGGAGCGTCGATGCGGAGGGTCCGTCGGTCGAACACACCTTCGCGGAGGCCGGCGACGCGACGGTCGTCCTCCGTGTCACCGACGACGACGGCGCCGGCGACGCGGTCGAACGGACGGTGTCGGTCGCCGAACCGGAGAACGAGCCTCCGTCGGCGGTGTTCGACAGCTCGACGACCGAACCGATGGCCGGCGAGACGGTCCGATTCGACGCGTCGGCGAGCACCGATCCGGACGGGGAGATCCGGGAGTATCGGTGGGACCTGACCGGCGACGGAAGCCGCGACGCGACCGGAGAGAGGGTCGAGTACGCGTACGAGTCGCCCGGGGAGTACACGATCACGCTCACCGTCGTCGACGACGCGGGCGCGAAAGGAACGACCAGGGGAACGGTGACCGTCACGGAGAGCCCGCTCGACTCGCTCGCGTCGGCGCACCTAGAGACGGCCGAACGGGTCGACGCGATCTCCGTCGCGAACCTCGACGCGACCGCCAAGGCGCGACGGGCGAACCGCGCGTTCACCGACGCCGTCGAACGGGGGGACATCGATCACGCCACCGCGATCGACGCGATCCGTCGACTCGACTCGGGACTGAGCGTCACGGAACACACGCTCGAACACATCGGCCCCGCCGACGAACTGAGCAGCAATCGGGCCGACCTGGCCCAGGAGATGGCGCTCCCGACGATCAACACGGCGATGGAGCTGGTGTTGACCGTCGTCTCGATCGCGAAGAAGGTCTCACAGGGGGTCGGGCTCGGAACGAAAGCGATCCTGTCGACGGCGAAGTCGAAGGCCAAGGACGCCGTGAAGACGATCCTGAAGGGGATGTTGGGCCGGAAGATCGACGCGATGTCGAAGATCAACTACGAGGCCAACACGATCGTCGGCGAGATCGTCGCCGGCGGGCTGAACACGATCGGTGCCGTCAACGACGCCGTCGAGGCGGCCGTCCAACGGATAATCGACACGGTGTCGACGTCGATCCAGTACTACGCCGAGACGCGGATGGCGGCCGGGGTCTCCCCGCTCGTCGGGTCGTTCGTCGGGTCGACGCCGGCGTCGTTGGCGGCCGGCATCGACTTCCTCTACGAGTTCCTCACGCCCGAGCGCGTGGCCGAAAGCGGGCTCAGGGGCGACACGAACGCAGCCATGTCCGCGGCGACGGACGCCTCACACTCGATCGCGAACGAGGCCGAGGACACACAGGGGCTCATCCGGGACGCGAAGGAGTTCGGCGAGTCGTTCTCGCTTACGGAGTCGGTGTATCGCCTCTGGAACGACCCCAGCCTCTGGGAGGTCGCGAAGACGATCGGCTCGGTCGTCCTGTTCGTCGCCGGCGGCGTCGTGGACGCGTTCGCGACCGGCGGGGGGATCGGTGCGCTTGTGAAGATCAACGTGACGCATCATCTCGGACTGTTCAACGCCATCAGGGGGTGA